Proteins encoded by one window of Tunturibacter psychrotolerans:
- a CDS encoding NAD(P)H-binding protein produces the protein MNVILFGATGMVGQAALRECLLDHEVTQVLSIVRNPTGQHDAKLRELVHSDLFDYSGIQTDLTGFDACFFCIGVTSAGMSEAQYTHVTHDLTLAAATTLAKLNPSMTFIYVSGAGTDSTEHGRSMWARVKGKTENDILKLPFKAAYMFRPGFIQPLHGIVSKTTSYRIFYSAIKPILPLVKKIFPTQIGTTEQIGRAMLLVVKHGFPRPVLESKDINTLQPS, from the coding sequence ATGAACGTAATTCTCTTCGGCGCAACCGGCATGGTCGGCCAGGCCGCTCTGCGCGAATGCCTTCTCGATCACGAGGTAACGCAGGTTCTCTCCATCGTCCGCAATCCAACCGGCCAGCACGACGCCAAGCTGCGAGAACTCGTTCACAGCGATCTCTTCGACTACTCCGGCATCCAGACCGATCTCACCGGCTTCGACGCCTGTTTCTTCTGCATCGGCGTCACCTCCGCCGGTATGTCCGAAGCCCAATACACTCACGTCACACACGACCTTACCCTCGCCGCTGCAACCACCCTCGCAAAGCTTAACCCCTCCATGACATTTATCTACGTCTCCGGAGCCGGAACCGACAGCACCGAGCACGGCCGCAGCATGTGGGCTCGCGTCAAGGGCAAAACAGAAAACGATATCCTCAAACTCCCCTTCAAAGCGGCCTACATGTTCCGGCCTGGATTCATACAGCCGCTTCACGGCATCGTCTCAAAAACAACGTCGTACCGAATCTTCTACTCAGCCATAAAACCAATTCTCCCCCTCGTGAAGAAGATCTTTCCCACCCAGATAGGCACCACAGAGCAGATCGGCCGCGCTATGCTCCTGGTCGTCAAACACGGCTTCCCGCGCCCTGTTCTCGAATCAAAAGACATCAACACGCTCCAGCCCTCTTGA